The following coding sequences lie in one Rhinolophus ferrumequinum isolate MPI-CBG mRhiFer1 chromosome 14, mRhiFer1_v1.p, whole genome shotgun sequence genomic window:
- the LOC117033599 gene encoding peptidyl-prolyl cis-trans isomerase A-like has protein sequence MVNPIVFFDIAVDGEPLGRVSFELFADKVPKTAENFRALSTGERGFGYKGSCFHRIIPGFMCQGGDFTRHNGTGGKSIYGEKFDDENFILKHTGPGILSMANAGPNTNGSQFFICTAKTEWLDGKHVVFGKVKDGMKIVEAMERFGSRNGKTSKKITIADCGQL, from the coding sequence ATGGTCAACCCCATCGTGTTCTTCGACATCGCTGTCGACGGCGAGCCCTTGGGCCGCGTCTCCTTTGAGCTGTTTGCAGACAAAGTCCCAAAGACAGCAGAAAACTTTCGTGCCCTGAGCACTGGGGAGAGAGGATTTGGTTATAAAGGTTCCTGCTTTCACAGAATTATTCCAGGATTTATGTGCCAGGGTGGTGACTTCACACGCCATAACGGCACAGGTGGCAAGTCCATTTATGGGGAGAAGTTTGATGATGAGAATTTCATCCTGAAGCACACAGGTCCTGGCATCCTGTCCATGGCAAATGCTGGACCCAACACAAACGGTTCCCAGTTTTTCATCTGCACTGCCAAGACTGAGTGGTTGGATGGCAAGCATGTGGTCTTTGGCAAGGTGAAAGATGGCATGAAGATTGTGGAAGCCATGGAGCGTTTTGGGTCCAGGAATGGCAAGACGAGCAAGAAGATCACCATTGCTGACTGTGGACAACTCTGA